The proteins below come from a single Drosophila kikkawai strain 14028-0561.14 chromosome 3R, DkikHiC1v2, whole genome shotgun sequence genomic window:
- the hyd gene encoding E3 ubiquitin-protein ligase hyd isoform X2, with protein MVSMQFVLQPLPGSDDQFIERIREVSEKVNRFGYGTHRIFEQLKIPVREVVIGPTHIGVLLEDGKAFRVSFSINSEKLDLTKSDAKCSTSGGAGTASASKAPSSSRPMARSRARLLRATGRTSSTGQGSGSRSTGVIIGGNTSTRPLVTVPATYVPEELISQAEVVLQGKSRNLIIRELQRTNLDVNLAVNNLLSRDDEEAEDTEEGADNYVPEDLISLLDNGFSGDNNSVIIDPSDGLFSEEIFTNYSSIRNLLFDRIRSERSNSTANAADSNQSSRSTTSGAALSGSTGLSAQISVNADREAFSRWRDRQYYGPRRWINKDDYTWEKDADSKKKEPSPMLSPIWISEELQPWPEKSSVRFKTIGALYSEFIALSESGDLYQWRWSDPEPYKSEGENVYHPKTAALNIAERVELISANFIRCSVVTETNRVATWMDEQLGYLGAKLEHTSCTFNEFISDPITKIHVCSLYTVVRTDSNNIYWWGVLPFDQRRYLWDKFRTKTKKPFKAVATDINVGAQVIMKKCPIYQSGSIGFTCSNGVPKVGQLLNSVWNFTDVCRMKIININTNSGAEKTQTASGSNVNAHGITPDKDLPKTTTMPTTASSSKNGQSFSNSKESTDRIDMPPPPSPASSTCSDTGSVTSHKRTKRVTTKEDSNAPQENRKDEELWQLKDVVFVEDKVGPVGKVLKVDGDFVAVRFPAMNAAAAAAAAAAAAASAASSSSTSSTPSTSKEEGKEDDWQQCRLLRREDVQVFRTAMSTRGPDWLQKQPKKINVGADAAGVQLLALAVDSRGIHVVKKVLGKIHYSLYNLYNSKQEQNCLFPTDCASFIGSSPANILMACNNDCSGNSSTIVLRDGNGALYPLAKDCLGSIKDPQWFDLPPVKSITMATISLPAMLSGVNLKSKVCMTALLFDTQKLMPHILRCDVKNSFAALSRLEREDQADTALVVEERCDGARNIFHACVIMCAPSSNKDSPPDSPSGGVADKKSLAVGLSVARSIPTVSTSAYVSSNAFGANAASTSENSSFATMSSSGAGSAAPSASRDSRINLRDMMHRLINTDQAEQSGSSQPMATANEDHAYIPWPHEAPAASNLSASSSQNITDSIEDDISKIIPSSSQSSMISNIKLGSPNYTFDLAQRREHALLILQQMCVSPALRPYLCQMLSTKDAQGQTPFMLSVSCRAYEAGIILLNTILMLSEQDPQLKEAMIFPTGSPADQSPLHVICYNDTCSFTWTGADHINQNIFECKTCGLTGSLCCCTECARVCHKGHDCKLKRTAPTAYCDCWEKCKCKALIAGNLTKRFALLCKLVSCTDLVTKFNSKGESILLFLIQTVGRQIVEQRQYRFNVRVRNVGNSAGGANGSNTVISSRKASSVDMESDMPDHDLEPPKFARKALERLLIDWNAVRSMIMSGAEKAEVNVQNSGGNASAENSNSEGFNMFIQTQHGSTLLDKFTHSLIVKCTGDHLDTLLLTLVRELQNASVANRCKEAEEVARRFVRSVARVFVIFNLEKQPNPEKRKIHTSCNKYVQSCVKVFQTLHKISIEELVEVSEALIAPVRLGVVRPTAPFTMSSSNLDNSDDLFSVDPLAPSNVESTSEQILGHDAGNDQSASFNIQQNYDVVAMETIRDASESEEVINRETNSHSQDDELIENQRNEDGMQDDESDNDFTFNDAETESDSDDNQSNQEAQRSVQTGATVGSETDIGVLFLEDESGDSSAQEEDGSEDGESDDHSDEFNFNDQQLERRSTNSNARSDLAPQTMQWAIRNRDTARSSVRVPTGSNMVFIDPMALRRSTVPASTAVTTPSIEPHTMATTASNLARAFGITIRQISELISILSYNIVNDIETSLKIQTDEAIAVQAFVEKRLKATWDWMFTVMDGTEAQLKFGAYLTNYTDPNHPLHPLNLSAQASSSQAPAPAASTSVGVNMIGSNSRRDFFTYCLSLMRAHTSEHRDALPVLDITALRHIAYVLDAFVYYMRNDTGFYDKQETISGRVNNLSSPMVESYDTDDELTNLEDYSAEAQPSTSSNLPASSMGTRRHTFFARSESTLSLGCSAPEGFDLPLDMAMPLADKPHLLQPNSKRQELFANLPLLVTTSANNGSNPNASGSDSTIDYPPTRLGFSNSLRRNDEHVYETVSARNQQQPMEVTINVEPSKTPGDGNATYKAEGSSADSNIYVQLKKKQGSDDFKSHKEADGNHGKFDKVVLMETDDVPSTSKSTEALMATRPEVIIAPNKTTSCSSLTSANAAARSVIVLAGGSCLKSVDSDMNASPSAANLCAEQAKCDTHHQKSAPPHHSLCFPGRGSLFYQSSYSELPSWNFLLSRWKLTLDLFGRVFMDDVGMEHGSVLPELRGFPVKEMRFRRHMEKLRNGQQRDLVLCKLERNRESLIVQTFKELNTQFGSQNRRSQPPITFNRVKVTFKDEPGEGSGVARSFYTSIAEALLANAKIPSLEAVQVGNSHTKYGVPFSSILRSRTVSGSSRDQLTPQRRGTSSKILWRSARERKVLNLDARPYTPINNSDNALAEGMNDHLSVHLQQLGERLYPKIHSINQTHAPKITGMLLEIPTPQLLSVVSSDETLRQKVNEAIEIITFKQKTDASTQSSQPKKSPSVVLVEPADDDNEPLFYSPGKRGFYTPRQGFASFERINAFRNIGRLIGLCLLQNELLPLFLQRHVLKYILGRKIKFHDLAFFDPTLYESFRQIIQTALTKDGDDTISRMELCFVIDLMKEEGCGNRELIPGGRDVAVTANNIFEYIRRYTEYRLIKSQEKALEALKDGVFDVLPDTSMNSLTAEDLRLLLNGVGDINVSTLISYTTFNDESSEGPDKLLKFKKWFWSIVEKMNILERQDLVYFWTGSPALPASEEGFQPLPSVTIRPADDSHLPTANTCISRLYIPLYSSKSILRSKMLMAIKSKNFGFV; from the exons atggTTTCCATGCAATTCGTGTTGCAACCGCTTCCGGGATCGGATGATCAGTTCATTGAAAG GATTCGGGAAGTCTCTGAAAAAGTCAACAGATTCGGATATGGCACTCATCGCATATTCGAGCAGCTAAAAATTCCAGTAAGGGAAGTGGTCATTGGCCCCACTCACATTGGCGTCTTGCTGGAGGATGGCAAGGCGTTCCGCGTGTCCTTCTCCATCAATTCGGAAAAACTTGACTTGACAAAATCTGATGCAAAATG CTCCACAAGTGGAGGTGCCGGGACGGCCAGTGCTTCGAAGGCGCCCTCGTCATCCCGACCTATGGCCCGGTCCAGAGCCCGCCTCCTGCGCGCAACTGGTCGCACCAGCTCCACCGGTCAGGGTTCCGGATCGCGAAGCACGGGCGTGATTATCGGGGGCAACACTTCGACCCGACCCCTGGTCACAGTACCGGCCACATATGTGCCGGAAGAGCTTATATCCCAAGCGGAAGTTGTTTTACAGGGCAAGAGTAGAAATCTCATAATTCGAGAATTGCAG CGCACCAACCTAGACGTAAACCTAGCTGTGAATAACTTGCTTTCTCGCGACGACGAAGAAGCCGAAGATACCGAGGAGGGTGCAGACAATTACGTGCCTGAAGACCTTATCTCACTGTTGGATAACGGCTTTAGCGGTGATAACAACAGCGTCATCATAGATCCCTCAGACGGACTCTTTTCGGAGGAGATATTTACCAACTATTCGAGCATTCGCAA CTTGCTCTTCGACCGCATTCGCAGTGAGCGCAGTAATTCGACCGCAAATGCCGCAGACAGTAATCAATCGAGCCGCTCAACAACATCGGGCGCTGCTTTAAGTGGAAGCACTGGTCTGTCGGCTCAAATATCGGTTAATGCCGACCGAGAAGCCTTTAGCCGTTGGCGGGATCGCCAGTACTACGGACCGCGGCGCTGGATTAATAAAGACGATTACACCTGGGAGAAAGATGCTG ATTCCAAGAAAAAAGAGCCTTCCCCAATGCTGTCGCCCATTTGGATATCGGAGGAGCTGCAGCCATGGCCGGAGAAGAGTTCGGTTCGCTTTAAAACCATCGGAGCGCTGTATTCCGAGTTTATTGCATTGTCAGAGAGCGGAGATTTGTACCAATGGCGTTGGTCAGACCCAGAGCCGTACAAGTCGGAG GGTGAAAATGTGTACCATCCGAAGACTGCTGCCCTCAACATCGCTGAACGAGTTGAACTCATTTCGGCCAACTTCATCAGATGCTCTGTGGTTACAGAAACAAATCGTGTGGCCACATGGATGGACGAACAACTGGGATACCTTGGCGCCAAGCTAGAGCACACATCCTGCACATTCAACGAGTTCATTTCGGATCCTATCACCAAGATCCACGTCTGCTCCCTGTACACAGTGGTTCGCACCGACAGCAACAATATTTACTGGTGGGGCGTTCTGCCTTTTGACCAGCGCCGCTATTTGTGGGACAAGTTCCGCACAAAGACCAAGAAGCCCTTCAAGGCAGTCGCCACTGATATTAATGTGGGCGCCCAAGTGATAATGAAGAAATGCCCCATCTATCAGTCTGGATCAATCGGATTTACTTGTTCCAATGGAGTGCCAAAGGTCGGGCAGCTGTTAAATTCGGTTTGGAATTTCACTGATGTGTGTCGCATGAAgatcataaatataaacacaaattcggGCGCGGAAAAGACGCAGACTGCTTCGGGCAGTAATGTGAATGCCCATGGAATCACACCGGACAAGGATCTGCCGAAGACTACAACCATGCCCACGACGGCTAGCAGCAGCAAGAACGGGCAGTCGTTCTCGAACAGCAAGGAATCGACAGATCGCATCGATATGCCACCACCCCCGTCACCAGCATCCAGCACCTGCAGCGACACCGGCAGTGTAACATCGCACAAGCGCACCAAGCGAGTGACCACGAAAGAGGACTCCAACGCTCCCCAGGAGAACAGGAAGGACGAAGAGCTGTGGCAGCTCAAGGATGTGGTGTTTGTTGAGGACAAAGTGGGTCCCGTGGGCAAAGTGCTCAAGGTGGACGGCGATTTTGTGGCCGTACGGTTCCCAGCCATGAATGCggcagccgctgccgctgctgctgctgcagctgctgcctctgccgccAGCTCCTCCTCTACCTCTAGTACACCCTCAACATCCAAGGAAGAAGGTAAGGAGGACGACTGGCAACAGTGCCGCCTGCTGCGCCGCGAGGACGTCCAAGTCTTTCGCACAGCAATGTCGACTCGTGGTCCCGACTGGCTGCAAAAGCAGCCCAAGAAAATAAACGTCGGTGCCGATGCGGCTGGCGTCCAGCTTCTGGCCCTGGCCGTCGACTCCCGCGGCATACACGTGGTCAAGAAGGTGCTCGGCAAGATCCACTACAGCCTGTATAACCTGTACAATAGCAAACAGGAGCAGAACTGCCTGTTCCCCACGGACTGTGCCTCATTCATTGGCTCCTCGCCCGCCAACATTCTGATGGCCTGCAACAATGACTGCAGCGGAAACAGCAGCACTATTGTGCTCCGCGATGGCAACGGGGCGCTGTATCCCCTGGCCAAGGACTGTCTCGGCTCGATTAAGGATCCCCAGTGGTTCGATTTGCCGCCGGTGAAATCAATCACAATGGCTACCATCTCGTTGCCGGCGATGCTCTCGGGCGTCAACCTGAAATCGAAGGTGTGTATGACAGCTCTGCTGTTTGATACCCAAAAGCTCATGCCGCACATACTGCGTTGCGATGTGAAGAACAGCTTCGCAGCCCTCAGCCGGCTGGAGAGGGAGGATCAGGCGGACACGGCCCTGGTGGTGGAGGAGCGTTGTGACGGTGCCCGCAACATATTCCATGCCTGTGTGATTATGTGTGCGCCATCTTCGAACAAGGACTCCCCGCCAGATTCACCCAGCGGAGGAGTTGCCGACAAGAAATCCCTTGCCGTTGGACTCTCTGTTGCACGCTCCATACCAACGGTGTCGACAAGCGCCTATGTTAGCAGCAACGCTTTCGGAGCAAACGCAGCCTCTACCAGCGAGAACTCGAGTTTCGCCACAATGAGCTCGTCTGGCGCTGGATCCGCCGCCCCATCGGCAAGCCGGGATAGTCGGATTAATCTGCGCGATATGATGCATCGGCTTATTAACACCGATCAGGCGGAACAGTCGGGCAGCAGCCAGCCAATGGCCACCGCCAACGAGGACCATGCCTACATACCCTGGCCACATGAAGCACCGGCGGCCAGCAACCTGAGCGCCAGTTCCTCGCAGAACATTACCGATAGCATCGAAGACGACATCTCAAAGATAATTCCGTCCTCCTCCCAGAGTTCCATGATCTCCAACATAAAATTGGGATCTCCCAACTACACCTTCGACTTGGCCCAGCGCCGGGAGCACGCGCTACTGATTCTGCAGCAGATGTGCGTCAGTCCCGCTCTGCGCCCGTATCTCTGCCAAATGCTCAGCACCAAGGATGCTCAAGGGCAGACCCCGTTTATGCTCTCCGTTTCGTGCCGCGCCTATGAGGCGGGAATTATACTGCTTAACACCATTCTCATGCTCTCCGAGCAAGATCCGCAGCTCAAGGAGGCCATGATCTTCCCCACGGGTTCACCGGCGGACCAGTCGCCACTGCATGTTATCTGCTACAACGATACTTGCTCGTTCACTTGGACGGGGGCCGATCATATCAACCAGAACATCTTCGAGTGCAAGACATGTGGACTCACGGGATCCCTGTGCTGCTGTACGGAGTGCGCCCGTGTCTGCCACAAGGGTCACGACTGCAAGCTGAAGCGGACGGCTCCGACGGCGTACTGTGATTGCTGGGAAAAGTGCAAGTGCAAGGCTCTAATCGCTGGCAACCTAACCAAGCGATTCGCACTGCTCTGCAAGCTGGTTTCCTGCACGGATTTAGTCACCAAATTCAACTCGAAGGGGGAGTCCATTCTGCTCTTCCTCATCCAGACCGTGGGTCGACAAATCGTAGAGCAGCGTCAGTATCGCTTCAACGTTCGAGTGCGTAATGTGGGCAATTCAGCCGGCGGGGCGAATGGCAGCAATACGGTTATATCCAGTCGGAAGGCTTCCTCGGTGGACATGGAAAGTGACATGCCAGATCACGATCTGGAGCCGCCAAAGTTCGCCAGGAAAGCCCTGGAACGTCTGCTGATCGACTGGAATGCGGTGCGCTCGATGATCATGAGCGGAGCGGAGAAGGCCGAGGTCAACGTCCAGAATTCGGGAGGCAACGCTTCCGCGGAGAATTCAAATTCGGAGGGCTTCAACATGTTTATCCAGACCCAGCACGGATCGACGCTGCTCGACAAGTTTACGCACAGCCTGATTGTCAAGTGTACCGGAGACCATCTGGACACGTTGCTGCTCACCCTGGTCCGGGAACTGCAGAACGCCAGCGTGGCCAATCGCTGCAAAGAGGCCGAGGAAGTGGCTCGCCGCTTTGTACGCTCAGTGGCCCGTGTGTTTGTAATCTTCAATCTCGAAAAGCAGCCCAATCCCGAGAAGCGCAAGATACATACCTCGTGCAACAAATACGTTCAGAGCTGCGTGAAGGTATTTCAGACGCTGCACAAGATTTCGATCGAAGAACTGGTCGAAGTCTCCGAAGCCCTGATTGCTCCAGTTCGTCTGGGCGTTGTGCGTCCCACGGCACCCTTTACGATGTCATCGTCAAACCTGGAT AACTCGGACGACTTGTTTAGCGTAGATCCTTTGGCACCCTCCAACGTGGAGTCTACGTCTGAGCAGATACTGGGCCATGATGCCGGTAACGATCAAAGTGCCAGCTTTAATATTCAACAAAACTACGATGTAGTTGCTATGGAAA CTATACGGGACGCCTCCGAATCGGAAGAAGTTATAAATCGGGAGACAAACTCCCACAGCCAGGACGATGAATTGATAGAAAATCAACGAAATGAGGACGGCATGCAAGACGATGAGAGCGACAATGACTTTACCTTTAATGATGCTGAGACCGAGTCGGATTCCGATGACAATCAAAGCAATCAGGAGGCACAGAGAAGCGTTCAAACGGGTGCCACAGTTGGTTCCGAAACTG atATTGGCGTACTGTTTCTAGAGGATGAATCAGGTGACTCGTCCGCCCAAGAGGAAGATGGCTCGGAGGATGGCGAGTCCGACGATCACTCCgacgaatttaatttcaatgaCCAGCAACTCGAACGTCGCAGCACAAATTCAAATGCTCGCAGTGACCTAGCGCCGCAAACAATGCAATGGGCAATAAGGAACCGAGACACTGCTCGCTCCTCTGTCCGGGTGCCCACTGGATCCAATATGGTGTTCATTGACCCAATGGCGCTGCGACGCTCCACTGTGCCGGCCAGCACTGCGGTCACCACTCCCTCTATCGAGCCCCACACAATGGCTACAACGGCTAGCAACTTGGCCAGGGCATTTGGGATCACAATAAGACAGATCTCTGAGCTTATAAGCATTCTATCCTACAATATTGTCAACGACATTGAAACTTCACTCAAGATTCAAACCGATGAGGCGATCGCAGTCCAG GCATTCGTTGAAAAGCGTTTAAAGGCCACCTGGGACTGGATGTTTACGGTAATGGATGGTACTGAGGCTCAGCTAAAGTTTGGAGCTTACTTGACCAACTACACCGATCCCAACCACCCACTGCATCCGCTCAATCTCAGTGCTCAGGCTTCGAGTAGTCAGGCACCGGCTCCTGCCGCCTCAACGTCCGTTGGTGTAAACATGATTG GATCTAATTCACGGCGCGACTTTTTCACCTACTGCCTATCACTGATGCGGGCCCACACGTCCGAGCACAGGGACGCTCTGCCAGTACTGGATATAACTGCCCTGCGTCATATAGCATACGTACTTGACGCCTTCGTTTACTACATGCGGAATGACACGGGCTTCTATGACAAGCAAGAGACCATCTCCGGACGCGTAAACAATTTATCATCGCCCATGGTAGAGAGCTACGATACAGATGATGAGCTAACCAATCTGGAGGACTACAGTGCTGAGGCACAGCCGTCGACTAGCAGCAATCTGCCTGCCAGCAGCATGGGCACTCGTCGACACACTTTCTTTGCACGATCGGAATCCACATTGAGCCTGGGTTGCTCGGCGCCAGAAGGGTTCGATCTTCCTTTGGACATGGCCATGCCGCTGGCCGACAAACCTCACTTGCTGCAGCCAAACTCAAAGCGTCAGGAGCTATTTGCCAACCTGCCACTGTTGGTAACAACGAGTGCAAACAATGGCAGCAATCCCAACGCAAGCGGCAGCGACAGCACCATTGATTATCCGCCCACAAGGCTGGGATTTTCAAATTCCTTGAGAAGGAATGACGAGCATGTTTATGAAACAGTTTCGGCTAGAAATCAACAGCAGCCCATGGAAGTAACAATCAATGTAGAGCCTAGCAAGACGCCGGGTGATGGAAATGCAACATATAAGGCTGAGGGCTCATCTGCTGACTCTAATATCTACGTACAATTAAAGAAGAAACAGGGTTCAGATGACTTCAAGTCCCACAAAGAAGCTGATG GTAACCACGGCAAGTTCGATAAAGTTGTTTTAATGGAAACCGATGATGTTCCCAGTACAAGCAAATCGACAGAGGCCTTAATGGCCACTCGGCCTGAAGTTATCATAGCTCCAAATAAGACCACCTCCTGCTCCTCACTGACTTCAGCGAATGCTGCAGCTCGTAGTGTTATAGTTTTGGCAGGCGGATCGTGTCTGAAATCGGTCGACTCGGACATGAATGCGTCGCCTTCCGCTGCAAATTTATGTGCTGAACAGGCCAAATGTGATACACATCATCAGAAGTCAGCGCCGCCACATCATTCGCTATGTTTTCCAGGTCGCGGCTCTCTGTTTTACCAAAGTAGCTACTCGGAATTGCCTTCgtggaactttttgttaagtCGTTGGAAACTAACATTAGATTTATTTGGACGCGTCTTTATGGACGATGTGGGCATGGAGCACGGATCTGTTTTGCCGGAATTGCGCGGTTTTCCCGTTAAGGAAATGCGTTTCCGACGCCACATGGAAAAGCTGCGCAACGGCCAACAGCGTGACTTGGTGCTATGCAAACTGGAGAGAAACCGCGAGAGCTTGATTGTTCAAACGTTCAAGGAACTGAATACCCAATTTGGCAGCCAAAACCGACGGTCACAGCCACCAATCACGTTCAACCGCGTTAAGGTGACGTTCAAGGATGAGCCAGGCGAAGGATCTGGCGTGGCCCGCAGCTTCTACACATCAATTGCCGAGGCCCTGCTGGCCAATGCGAAAATCCCCAGCCTTGAGGCAGTGCAGGTGGGCAACAGCCACACCAAGTACGGAGTGCCCTTCTCGAGCATCCTGCGTAGTAGAACAGTGTCGGGATCTAGTCGTGATCAGTTGACGCCACAGAGGCGTGGGACCAGCAGCAAAATATTGTGGAGATCGGCTCGTGAAAGGAAGGTCCTTAACTTGGACGCAAGGCCATATACGCCAATAAATAATTCAG atAATGCTTTGGCGGAAGGCATGAACGATCATTTGTCGGTCCATCTGCAGCAGCTTGGAGAACGCTTGTATCCTAAG ATCCATTCGATAAACCAAACGCACGCGCCGAAAATTACAGGAATGCTACTAGAGATACCAACGCCACAGCTTCTGTCTGTGGTCTCGTCAGATGAGACGTTACGTCAAAAAGTAAACGAGGCGATCGAAATTATAACCTTTAAACAGAAAACTGACGCGAGTACACAAAGTAGTCAGCCAAAAAAATCACCTTCTGTGGTGTTGGTGGAGCCCGCCGATGACGATAATGAACCATTATTCTACTCACCGGGCAAGCGGGGCTTCTATACGCCACGACAAGGCTTTGCATCGTTTGAGCGCATAAATGCATTTAGAAATATCGGAAG ACTCATTGGACTTTGTCTGTTGCAAAATGAATTGCTTCCGCTGTTCCTGCAGAGACATGTATTGAAATATATCCTTGGGCGTAAAATTAAGTTCCACGACCTGGCATTTTTCGATCCAACATTATACGAATCTTTTAGGCAAATTATTCAAACAGCCCTGACAAAAGACGGCGATGATACCATTAGTCGAATGGAGCTATGCTTTGT GATTGATTTGATGAAAGAGGAGGGCTGTGGCAACAGGGAGCTAATCCCGGGAGGTCGCGATGTGGCAGTTACCGCTAACAACATATTTGAGTACATAAGACGCTATACGGAATATAGATTGATTAAGTCACAGGAAAAGGCACTTGAG GCACTAAAAGACGGCGTCTTTGACGTTCTGCCCGATACCAGTATGAACAGCCTAACGGCTGAGGAtttgcggctgctgctgaacGGTGTCGGTGATATAAATGTTTCAACATTGATTTCGTACACCACCTTTAACGATGAATCTAGCGAGGGTCCggataaactattaaaatttaagaaatggTTTTGGAGTATTGTTgaaaaaatgaatattttggAGCGCCAAGATTTG GTGTACTTTTGGACTGGCTCTCCTGCTCTGCCGGCATCGGAAGAGGGATTCCAACCCCTGCCATCGGTGACCATTAGGCCTGCAGATGACTCTCATCTACCGACTGCGAATACGTGTATATCTCGGCTGTATATCCCCCTGTACTCCAGCAAATCAATTTTACGCAGTAAAATGCTGATGGCCATTAAATCCAAAAACTTTGGATTTGTTTAA